A stretch of DNA from Rhodothermales bacterium:
CCGAAATAGCGTCTGGCAGCCGACTGGGTCAGAACCACGCTGAACGGCCGCTCAAGGGCGGTCTGCGGTGATCCCTGCTCGAACCCGAACGTGAACACGCTGAAGAACGTGGAATCCACGAAGAGCATGCCCTCTTCCTGCACGGCTTCCCTGCCGTCGGCCTGGAGCAGCATGTCCTGAGGCAAGACCCGGACTGCGTCCTCCAGCTGCGCGAAGTCTTCCTTCAGCGCCAGCGCCAGCGGCCCGTAGGTGGTGCCTACGCGCAGCGGTCCATCCGCGGAGGGCCATTCCTCCACAAACTGCACGATTCGATCTGCGTGTTCGTGACCCCGCTCCCACCCCAGTTCATCCGTGACGAACAGCAGTATCAGGCCACAGCACGTCAGGCCGAGCGTAAGCCCGAGCACGTGAATGGCGGCGTTCCCCGGGTGTTTTCGGACCCGGCGAATGGCCGAACGTATCTCTGCGCGAACTACCCCATCGCCGTGTCTACCTCGTATTCGCGCTCCACGCGACCGTCAAGCAGCTCCACCACCCGGTCACCGTAGGCCGCGTAGTCCTCATTGTGCGTCACCTGCACTATGGTGACGCCCTCCTCCTGATTCAGCTGCCGGAGCAGCGTCATGATTTCGTCCCCCTGCGTGGAATGCAGGTTTCCGGTCGGCTCATCCGCGAGAATGAGTTTGGGTTGGATGACCAGGGCCCTGGCCACGCCGACCATCTGCTGCTGCCCACCGGAAAGCTGGCTTGGGAACAGATCCTTCTTGGCGACCATGTTGAACCGGTCCAGGGCGTCGGCCACGATGCTCTTGCGCTCGGCACCCTTGATCTTGCGATAGAGCAGGGGCGTCTCGAGGTTCTCGTAGACGGTCAGATCGTCGATGAGGTGGTAGGCCTGGAAGACGAAGCCGATGTGCTCCCGGTGCAGTTGGGTCTTCCTGCGCGCACTCATGCGGTGCACAGGCTCATCGAAGAAGTGATACTCCCCGCTGGTGGGCTCATCCAGCATGCCCAGGATGTGCAGCAGCGTGGATTTGCCGGAGCCGGACGGCCCCATGATCGACACAAACTCCCCCTGCCGGATCTCGACGCTCACACGACGCAGCACGTGGCTCTGGGTGAGCCCGTGGTCGTAGGACTTGGTCAGGTTTTCAGTGCGAATTACGGGGTCGGCCATCTATTCGTAGCGCAGGGATTTGACGGGGTCGGCAAGGGCAGAGCGCAGGGCGTGGTACGATACCGTCGACAGAGCGACGAGAAGCACCAGGGATCCGGCGATGGCGAACTGCCAGGGTGTGAGGTTGACCCGATAGGCGAATCCGTCGAGCCAGCCGCTCAGGGCCAGCCATGCGGCCGGCGCCGCCAACAGCGTTGCGATGGCCACCAGGACTGCGAACTCCCGTGAGACGAGACCGGCCAGACCCGGCACGGTGGCACCAAGCACCTTCCGGATTCCGATTTCCTTGCTGCGTCGGGTCACGGTCAGCGAAGCCATGCCGAACAGCCCAAGACAAGCCACCAGGAGTGCAATCAGAGCGGAGGCCTGCACCATCTGAGACCAGCGCTCGTCATTCTCGTAGGCGCGCGCCACGTCCTCGTCCAGGAATGTGTAGGTGAACGGCACTTCGGGGGCGAACGCCTGCCAGGCCCCCTCTGCAGAAGCGATTGCGTCCTGAACGCGGCCCGCGGCCGGACGGACAAGCACATAGGCCATCCACTCACCGGCCATGAAGAACATGGTCGGCTCCACATCGGAATGGAGCGACCTGAAGTTGGAGTCTCTCAGCACCCCGATGATCTCCGGGTCTCCTTCCTGGCCAACAATGCGTTTGCCCAGTGCTTCTTCGGCGGTCCACCCCCAATCCGCGGCGAACGCCTCGTTGATGAGCGCCGAAGACGAGTCGGCGGACCGGGCTGCGTCGAATCCTCGGCCGGCCACCAGCTCCATCTGCAGCAGATCCGTCAGCCAGGCATCGATGGCGTATTCGTAGGCCCGTTTTTCGACGCCATCGACCATCCAACTCGACGAGGAGGACCCGCGGTTCAGACTGAGCGAGATGCCGGCAACGCCTTCCACGTCAGACCGGGTCTCCAGGGTGTTCCTGAGGTGATCTCGAAGCGCGAACTCATCCAGCCCGGAGGTCGGCAGGACAAAGACCTGCTCGGCGTCATAGCCGAGGTCGCGGTCCTGGAGGAATCGGAGCTGCGCCTGCATGACGAGTGCTCCGGATACCAGAGCGACCGAGGCCGCAAACTGTACCAGAAGCAGTCCGCGTGACAGTGTGTTGCCTCCGGAGATCCTGAACCGACCCCGCAGGGCCTCCACCGGGCGATGCCGGGAGACTACCAGTGACGGATAAAAGCCCGCCGCGAGACCGGTAAGCCCGGCCACGCCCACCATTGCACCCAACAGCCAGGGTCTGGCCAACAGATCCAGATGCAGCTCCTTGCCCGACAACTGGCTGGCGGCAGGAGCCAACGCCTGCGCCAGCACCAGGCCTCCAACCAGGCCGAGGGCGGCCATGAACACGGCCTCTCCGCCGAACTGCGCGGCGATTTCCGCGCGACGGGCCCCAAGCGCCTTGCGCACGCCGATCTCCGATGCGCGGGTCGCGCTCTGGCCGATGGCAATCAGCGTGAAGTTGATGCACGCGAGAAGCAACACGAGGCCGGCGATGCCCAAAAGAATCCAGGAGTACCGCGGATCCGATGTAGGCACGAATGCGGCGCGCACGTCACTGCGCAGGTGCAGCTCCTTCAGGGGTGTCAGGGCAATCCCCGACGGATCGCCCTCCCCCGTCCACCATCCCACCTCACGGCCGCGCTGGGCGCGGTCCGGATAGAATGTGGTCCACAGGCCAGCGGCCCGGGTCTGCGCAGCCTGCAGATCGGTGCCCTCCTTGAGCAGAGCGTAGACCGGAAACGACGAAGAGCGCCAGTTATCCACCCGTGAGGCGATCCAGTCGTACACCAGTGGGGTCCGTTCAAACGGGAGGAGTACCTCAAACGGCAGATGCGTGCCGGCCGGAGCCGGGTACACGACCGCCGAGACAGTGGCCGTCTCGTACGATTCCTGGAACCGAATCTCCAGGGTCTCCCCGACGACATCGGTCCTGCCAAAGAAGCGGTCCGCAGCCTCGGTGGTCAGCACCACCGAACCAAGGTCTTTCAGGGCCGAAGGCAGCACCCCGGAAGCCGCCTGGTAGGTAAACACGTCGAAAAACGTGTCATCTGCCCACAGCACGGGCTGTTGGTGCATGACGCCCTCAACTCGGACCACGACCTGGGAGTCGCTGAACCGTACCGTAGCCTCAACATCCGCATGCTCGCGGGCGAACGCCTCCGCAAATGGATACGGATGTTGCGGCTGCTGCTCCGCGATGGACCCGTCGGGCTCGAAATCCACATCGTCGACCCGCACGATACGGTCGAGATGCTCATGCCAACCGTCATAGGAGAACTCGTCGGCCACAAAGAGCACGATGAGCGTCGTGACGGCAAGCGCCACGGACAATCCGAGCACGTTGATCGCCGCATACAGGCGCTGCTTGCGCACGACGCGCAACGCCTGTACCACATAGTGCCGAATCATCAGACCGCGTAGGTCTTGGACATGAAGTTCTCGGTCACCACGTGCCCGTCGAAGAGGTGGATGGTGCGATGACTGTATTCGGCGTCCGCCGGCGAGTGGGTGACCATCACGATCGTCGTGCCCGCCTCATTCAGTTCGGTGAGCAGCTTCATCACCTCCTCGCCGTTGGTCGAATCCAGATTTCCGGTGGGCTCGTCAGCAAGGATCAGCGCCGGGTTGGCCACGACTGCGCGGGCAACGGCGACACGCTGCTGCTGACCGCCGGACAGCTGCTGCGGAAAGTGGTCTTTCCTGTGCATGATCTGCGTGCGCTCCAGCGCTGCCGAAACCCGCTCGCGACGCTCCTGGGCCGACACGCCGAGGTACAGCAGTGGAAGCTCCACGTTTTCGTAGACCGTGAGCTCATCGATCAGATTGAACGACTGGAAGACGAAGCCGATGTTGCCTTTTCTCAGCTGAGCGCGCTGGCGCTCGGACAGGGTGGCCACTTCGGTGCCGTTAAAATCGTAGCTGCCCTTCGACGGGCTGTCGAGCAGTCCGAGAATGTTGAGCAGGGTAGACTTGCCGCATCCGGACGGCCCCATAATGGAGACGAATTCGCCCGGAGCGATGTCGATGGAGACGCCGTTCAGGGCCGTCGTTTCCACCTCATCAGTGCGGTAGGTCTTCGACAGATTCGAAGTCTTGATCATGGGTGTATAGGGTTGATGCCCCTCTGGGCGTTATTCCAGAATCAGTCGGTCTGCGTCTCCGAATGAGGCATAGCTGGATGTGATGACCCGGTCCCCTGGCTCGAGGCCGTCCATGACCTCCAGGAACAGCGGGTTCTGGCGACCTACGGTGACGTCCCGCCGAACGGCCTCCCCATCGGAAGTCAGGACGTAGACCCAGCTCCCCCCGGTCTGCTGGGCGAAGCCGCCGCGCGGAAGCAGCATGGCGTCTGCCGAGTCACTCATCTCCAGGCGGAGACGAATGGTCTGGCCACGGCGAATGTCGGGCGGCGCCGGACCCGAGAATTCGAGATCAACCTCAAACTCACCGTTGGCGACTTCGGGGTACACACGTGTGACCCGCATGTCGTACTCCACTCCAGCCACGGGCAGGGTGGTCGCGGATTGTCCAGCTTGCACGCGTGCGATGTAGAACTCATCCACCCCTGCACGGACGCGGAAGCTCGTGAGTTCGTCGATCTGGCCCAGCCTCGATCCGGGTGTATGGATCTCCCCGAACTCAACGTTCAGGGACGTCAACTGGCCCCCGATGGGCGCGCGCACGATCAGGTTGTCCAGAATGCGCTGAATGACGTCATAGTTGGCGTCCATGCGTTGCACCGAGGCCTGCATCTGCCCCAGTTGACTCGCCATGCGCAGCGAATCGGCCCGGTAGCCGTCCAGCGTCAGCTGCTTGGTGCGCAGGTAGTAGTTGTACTCGTCCGCAACCGTATCGAACTCCTGCTGCGAGATCAGCTGCTTCTCGAAGAGCTCCTGATTGCGCGCATAGAGCTTCTGCAACCTCTGGATCTGGTAGTCCATCTCAGCGATTTGCTGCCGCAGGTTGAGTGCATTCTGCTCCATGCGGAATTGAGTGTCCTGCACCCGGTTGATCTGCTCCATGCGCTGGGCGTCTGCGTTGATCAGCCGCAGCTGCAGGTCGTTGTTGGAGAGGGCCAGGAGCGGCTGACCGACAGTCACCTGGGTGCCCTCCAGAACGTAGATCTCCTCGACGCGGCCCCCTTCCACGGCGTCCAGGTAGACCGTGCGACTGGGCTCGACGTTGCCGGTGACCTGAGCGTATTCCTGGAAGGGCCCGATTTCGACGGTCGAGATCGTCAGCCGCTCTGCAGGAACGCGAAGCTTGCGCCCTCCCATGGACGACTGCACCGCGTACACGAGCAACAGAATGACCAGGAGTGCCACCACGGCGCCCGCGATCCGCGCCGGTGTGAACCGCTTGCGGGCAACACGGCGGTCTGACCCTTCGCCCGTCCCCCGGTCACCGGAAGGACGTCCAGGCCCTGGGTTGACCGGACCGGACCCCACCTTGCGGGTCAGGATCGAGGCAGATGAGGTGTTGGGCTCCATGAACGAGGGGCTAAGTGGTGATGAGACAGCACGGGTCCCTGTCCCGTTTGCAAGGCGTGTGCCATGTGGCCTGTAGGCCGTTCAGAGGGGGTTTGGCTGTCGCTGGTGATCGGCGCTGTACAGCCGGTGTCCGAATTCGGACAGACCTGTTCGTCGGCGAAGAGGATGCCGGCCGGATTCTCGGTGATCGGCAGCGATACATGAGGTGTCCGCTGCCGGACACTTGAGATGCCGGCCACCGATTCGTCTTTCGCCCCAGAGTGTCCGTTTTCGTACACTGAGCGCGATCCAGCGGAATGTGCCTGTGCATGGCACGGTCTTGGGGTAGTGCGCTGCCCGAACATCCTCGCGTGCCTTCAGCAGCGCGGGCCTGAACACTGCCCTGATCATGTCCAAAACACTCGGATCCCTGCTCATCGTCGACGACGACGAGGACGTACTTCACGCTCTAAGGCTCCTGCTCAAGCAGCACGCTCGGCGTGTGCACACCGAGAAGAACCCGGAGCGCATTCCCAGCCTGGTCCGGAACGAGGACTACGATCTGATCCTGTTGGACATGAACTTCAAACAGGACGTCACCAGTGGCCGCGAGGGCTTTCACTGGCTGGGTCAGATACTGGAATATGATCCCGGGTCAGTGGTGGTCATGATCACTGCGTACGGGGACGTGGATACCGCGGTGCGTGCCATCAAGGAGGGCGCCACCGACTTCGTGGTCAAGCCCTGGCAGAATGAACGGCTGCTGGCGACGCTGACGTCAGCAAGCCGCCTTCGGGAATCGCGTCGTGAGGTGGGACGCCTGCGTCACCGAGGGCGCCAGTTGGCGAGAGATCTCGATCATCCGTATCAGGAGTTCGTCGGAGGCGCGGCACCCAGTATGCAGCGGGTGTTCGAGACGATCGACAAAGTGGCCGGTACCGATGCCAATGTGCTGGTCCTGGGTGAAAACGGCACCGGCAAGGAACTGGTGGCGCGCGCGCTGCACCGAGCCAGCAAACGGAACGAGGAGGTCTTTGTCACGGTCGACATGGCGGCGATCGCCGAGTCCCTCTTCGAGAGCGAGCTTTTCGGACACCGGAAGGGCTCCTTCACGGACGCCAGGGAGGATCGCGCGGGGCGTTTTGAGGTCGCTTCCGGGGGCACCCTCTTCCTGGACGAAATCGGCAACCTGTCGGCACCCCTGCAGGCCAAGCTGCTCACCGCCCTGCAGCGGCGCGAGGTGATTCGTGTCGGGTCCAACAAGCCGATTCCATTTGACGTGCGGCTCATCTGCGCCACCAACATGCCCATCTACGAGATGGTGCGTGAGAAGTCCTTTCGCCAGGATCTTCTCTACCGAATCAACACCGTGGAAATCCGCTTGCCGCCGCTTCGTGATCGCGTCGCGGACATTCCGTTGCTGGTGGACTTCTTCCTGGAGCAGTACCGCCAGAAGTACCAAAAACCGGTGCGCGGAACTACTCCCGGCGCTCTGGCCAAGCTCGAGAAGTACCGCTGGCCCGGCAACGTGCGCGAACTCCAGCACATGATCGAACGGGCTGTGATCATGACCGAGAGCCCGCTCCTTCAACCGGAGGACTTCTTCTTTGCCGGCGAACACAGTCTCGACCCGTCCTTTGACGGTTTTGTGTTCGACTCCTATGATCTGGCGGAGGTAGAAAAGACGGTGATCCGGCGCGCCCTCGAGAAACATGGTGGTAACATCAGCCAGGCGGCGGATGAGCTCGGCCTTACCCGGGCTTCCCTGTATCGAAGGCTGGAGAAGTACGGACTGTGATTTTCCGCCGCTTCCGGGTTCAGGTCGTTCTTCGCGTCGCGGCTATCGCCGGCACGCTGACGGTCGCACTCTATCTGGCATTGACGTACGCCTCGTATGCCGGAGCCGGGCTGCTCGGCCTGGTAGTCGTCTGGCAGTGCATCGCCCTGGTGCGCTACATGGAGGTCACGGCCAGGGACCTTGCCCGGCTCCTCATGTCCATCCGGTACTCGGACTTCACCCAGAACTTCGGTGGTGCCCTGCGGGGTGGCGCGTTCCAGGACCTGGGGGGAGCGTTCAAATCCGTGATGGAGGACTTCCGTGCTGCTCGCGCCGAGAAAGAGGAGGGCTACCGATATCTGGAGACGGTCATGCAGCATGTGGGCATCGGCCTGATCTCGTTTCGCCAGGACGGCACGGTGGACCTGATCAACACGGCCGCCAAACGCCTGCTCCGCCGGCCGTTGCTGAAGAACATCAACGATCTCGCTGAGCTCAGCCCGCAACTCGTGGATACGCTGCAGAGTCTGCGTTATGGCGAAAAGGCGCTCGTCAAGGTGGTGGACGGGGACGACATCCTCCAGCTTTCGATCTATGCCACCGGATTCAAGGTGCGGGAGGAGCTCTTCAAACTGGTTTCCCTGCAGGATATCCAGGGCGAACTGGATGAGATGGAGGTCCAGGCCTGGCGCAAGCTGACGCGCGTGCTGACTCACGAGATCATGAACTCCGTGGCACCGATCTCTTCCCTCGCGTCCACGGCAGCGGGCATGCTCGATCACGTGGAGGCGGACGGCGAGGACTTGGAAGACGTGCATGGGGCCGTTCAGACCATCGCGCGCAGGAGCGAGTCGCTGCTATCGTTTGTGCAGGACTATCGGCGTCTGACGCGCGTGCCGGCACCGGACTTCCAGATCTTCCCGGCTACCGAACTCATCGAACATGTGCAGGGCCTGCTGCAGGCCGACCTGGATGAGCGCAGCGTACACCTGCAGGTTTCGATCGAGCCGCCGACGCTGGAGCTCACCGCTGACCGGAACATGATCGAGCAGGTGCTGATCAACCTCGTCAAGAATGCCATGGAGGCGGTCCAGGGGATTGACCATCCCGAAATCGGGATCGAGGCTTTTATCGACTCGAGGGCGCACGCCGTGATTCGGGTAACCGACAACGGGCACGGTATCGTCGAAGAGGCCCTCGACAAGATCTTCGTGCCCTTTTTCACCACGAAGAAAGAGGGCTCGGGTATCGGTCTCAGCCTTTCGCGAGAGATCATGCGCCAGCACGGCGGCTCCATCAGCGCGTCGTCGCGCCCCGGAGAACGCACGGTCTTCAGGCTGCGCTTCTAGGGCGCAGCACCCGGGCAGCGCACATGCCGCGCCCCCCCCGGCTTCTAGGACGCAGCACCCGGGCGTCACACATGCCGCGGCCCCGGCTTCAGGGCGCAGCACCCGGCCAGCCAACATGCCGCGGCCCCGGCTTCCTGGGGAAACCGGGGCCGCACGGTGCCGGGCACATCTGTCTGGCTATCAGGTCCAGAGTGCCAGGATGCTGCCCATGATCAGCAAGCCGACCAGTGCGGCAGCAGTGTCGAGAATCATGTGACCCAGTTCCTTGGCCTCAAAGGCGACCGCATTCCAGTGGGTGGTCACCACGAAACCGAGCCATGACCAGAACCCCGCCTGCAGCCCCAGCATCAGGCCCGATTCTCCGGTTGCGGCACCGAAGGCCCAGACGACATGCGAGAGCACGTAGGCGGTAATTATGGACATCAAGACGGTCACGCCGTAGGTCTTCGGCGGGTTGATTTCCTCCTGGAGTTCCTCTTCCGTTTTTCCGCGGTAGGCCATCCACTTCTTGCCGAAGAGAGGGCCATACCAGAGAAACCCGATAAACATCGGGACGAGGCCAGCCACGAGGACTGCGAGGTAGTTCGGGGATTCCATGATGGGGGAGGTTGGGTGATTCATGATGGTACCTCTCTCCCGCCGTTCGTCGCAAGCAACTACCTTTCGTCATGCCCAGAACCAACATCGAGGCGTTCCGACGCGCCGCCCGGGATCGGCTGGAGCCGATGGTCTTCGACTACTATGACGGTGGCGCGGACGATGAGCTCACGCTGGACCTGAACAGGATTGCCTGGACGAACCGGTACCTGGTGCCGAGGGCCTTTCGGGATGTCTCCCGGATCGACACCTCCACCACGCTCTTCGGGCACGATCTCGCGTTCCCCCTGCTGACGGCGCCCTGCTCGTTCAATCGTCTCGCCCACCCGGACGGGGAGATCGCCGTGTGCGATGCGGTCTGTGATGCCGGTATCGGCCAGATCCTCTCTACGGCTTCGACCACCTCCCTGGAGGATGTGGCCCGGCACCGCCCGGGGGGCCACCGCTGGTTTCAGCTCTACTGCTACAAGGACCGGGGCCTGACGCTCGACTTGGTGCGTCGCGCCGAAGAGGCCGGGTACCGCGCCATTTGCCTGACCGTCGACGTGCCCGTCGCCGGCAACCGCGAGCGGGACATCCACAACAGTTTCCACCTGCCGGATTCCATTCGTTGGGCCAACCTGGATCATCTCATGGGCGCCGACTACCAGGGATCTGCGCTGACCCGCTACATCCACGACCGCTGGGAGCAGAATCTTTCATGGTCCACGATCGACTGGCTCAGGTCCGAAGTGCGCATTCCGCTTGTGGTCAAAGGCGTCATGGATCCACGCGATGCGGCAGCTGCCGCAGCTCACGGCATGGATGGCGTGGTCGTCTCGAATCATGGCGGCCGACAGCTGGACGGCGCTCCGGGCACAGCCGCCATGCTGCCTGAGGTGGTTCAGGCGGTCGATGGGCGCATTCCTGTCCTGGTCGACGGCGGCATCCGTCGCGGTGCCGACGTGGTCAAGGCGTTGGCGATGGGCGCCGCAGCAGCCCTCATCGGACGGCCATATCTGTGGGGCCTGGCGGCCGACGGGCGAGCGGGCGTGACCGATGTGCTCGACCTGTTCCGTTCCGAAATAGAGCGCACCATGGCGCTCTGCGGCTGCACGGCGGTCTCTGACTGCCCGG
This window harbors:
- a CDS encoding ABC transporter ATP-binding protein, translated to MADPVIRTENLTKSYDHGLTQSHVLRRVSVEIRQGEFVSIMGPSGSGKSTLLHILGMLDEPTSGEYHFFDEPVHRMSARRKTQLHREHIGFVFQAYHLIDDLTVYENLETPLLYRKIKGAERKSIVADALDRFNMVAKKDLFPSQLSGGQQQMVGVARALVIQPKLILADEPTGNLHSTQGDEIMTLLRQLNQEEGVTIVQVTHNEDYAAYGDRVVELLDGRVEREYEVDTAMG
- a CDS encoding ABC transporter permease: MIRHYVVQALRVVRKQRLYAAINVLGLSVALAVTTLIVLFVADEFSYDGWHEHLDRIVRVDDVDFEPDGSIAEQQPQHPYPFAEAFAREHADVEATVRFSDSQVVVRVEGVMHQQPVLWADDTFFDVFTYQAASGVLPSALKDLGSVVLTTEAADRFFGRTDVVGETLEIRFQESYETATVSAVVYPAPAGTHLPFEVLLPFERTPLVYDWIASRVDNWRSSSFPVYALLKEGTDLQAAQTRAAGLWTTFYPDRAQRGREVGWWTGEGDPSGIALTPLKELHLRSDVRAAFVPTSDPRYSWILLGIAGLVLLLACINFTLIAIGQSATRASEIGVRKALGARRAEIAAQFGGEAVFMAALGLVGGLVLAQALAPAASQLSGKELHLDLLARPWLLGAMVGVAGLTGLAAGFYPSLVVSRHRPVEALRGRFRISGGNTLSRGLLLVQFAASVALVSGALVMQAQLRFLQDRDLGYDAEQVFVLPTSGLDEFALRDHLRNTLETRSDVEGVAGISLSLNRGSSSSSWMVDGVEKRAYEYAIDAWLTDLLQMELVAGRGFDAARSADSSSALINEAFAADWGWTAEEALGKRIVGQEGDPEIIGVLRDSNFRSLHSDVEPTMFFMAGEWMAYVLVRPAAGRVQDAIASAEGAWQAFAPEVPFTYTFLDEDVARAYENDERWSQMVQASALIALLVACLGLFGMASLTVTRRSKEIGIRKVLGATVPGLAGLVSREFAVLVAIATLLAAPAAWLALSGWLDGFAYRVNLTPWQFAIAGSLVLLVALSTVSYHALRSALADPVKSLRYE
- a CDS encoding ABC transporter ATP-binding protein, whose amino-acid sequence is MIKTSNLSKTYRTDEVETTALNGVSIDIAPGEFVSIMGPSGCGKSTLLNILGLLDSPSKGSYDFNGTEVATLSERQRAQLRKGNIGFVFQSFNLIDELTVYENVELPLLYLGVSAQERRERVSAALERTQIMHRKDHFPQQLSGGQQQRVAVARAVVANPALILADEPTGNLDSTNGEEVMKLLTELNEAGTTIVMVTHSPADAEYSHRTIHLFDGHVVTENFMSKTYAV
- a CDS encoding HlyD family efflux transporter periplasmic adaptor subunit, giving the protein MEPNTSSASILTRKVGSGPVNPGPGRPSGDRGTGEGSDRRVARKRFTPARIAGAVVALLVILLLVYAVQSSMGGRKLRVPAERLTISTVEIGPFQEYAQVTGNVEPSRTVYLDAVEGGRVEEIYVLEGTQVTVGQPLLALSNNDLQLRLINADAQRMEQINRVQDTQFRMEQNALNLRQQIAEMDYQIQRLQKLYARNQELFEKQLISQQEFDTVADEYNYYLRTKQLTLDGYRADSLRMASQLGQMQASVQRMDANYDVIQRILDNLIVRAPIGGQLTSLNVEFGEIHTPGSRLGQIDELTSFRVRAGVDEFYIARVQAGQSATTLPVAGVEYDMRVTRVYPEVANGEFEVDLEFSGPAPPDIRRGQTIRLRLEMSDSADAMLLPRGGFAQQTGGSWVYVLTSDGEAVRRDVTVGRQNPLFLEVMDGLEPGDRVITSSYASFGDADRLILE
- a CDS encoding sigma-54-dependent Fis family transcriptional regulator, whose translation is MSKTLGSLLIVDDDEDVLHALRLLLKQHARRVHTEKNPERIPSLVRNEDYDLILLDMNFKQDVTSGREGFHWLGQILEYDPGSVVVMITAYGDVDTAVRAIKEGATDFVVKPWQNERLLATLTSASRLRESRREVGRLRHRGRQLARDLDHPYQEFVGGAAPSMQRVFETIDKVAGTDANVLVLGENGTGKELVARALHRASKRNEEVFVTVDMAAIAESLFESELFGHRKGSFTDAREDRAGRFEVASGGTLFLDEIGNLSAPLQAKLLTALQRREVIRVGSNKPIPFDVRLICATNMPIYEMVREKSFRQDLLYRINTVEIRLPPLRDRVADIPLLVDFFLEQYRQKYQKPVRGTTPGALAKLEKYRWPGNVRELQHMIERAVIMTESPLLQPEDFFFAGEHSLDPSFDGFVFDSYDLAEVEKTVIRRALEKHGGNISQAADELGLTRASLYRRLEKYGL
- a CDS encoding GHKL domain-containing protein; its protein translation is MIFRRFRVQVVLRVAAIAGTLTVALYLALTYASYAGAGLLGLVVVWQCIALVRYMEVTARDLARLLMSIRYSDFTQNFGGALRGGAFQDLGGAFKSVMEDFRAARAEKEEGYRYLETVMQHVGIGLISFRQDGTVDLINTAAKRLLRRPLLKNINDLAELSPQLVDTLQSLRYGEKALVKVVDGDDILQLSIYATGFKVREELFKLVSLQDIQGELDEMEVQAWRKLTRVLTHEIMNSVAPISSLASTAAGMLDHVEADGEDLEDVHGAVQTIARRSESLLSFVQDYRRLTRVPAPDFQIFPATELIEHVQGLLQADLDERSVHLQVSIEPPTLELTADRNMIEQVLINLVKNAMEAVQGIDHPEIGIEAFIDSRAHAVIRVTDNGHGIVEEALDKIFVPFFTTKKEGSGIGLSLSREIMRQHGGSISASSRPGERTVFRLRF
- a CDS encoding DUF1761 domain-containing protein, whose translation is MESPNYLAVLVAGLVPMFIGFLWYGPLFGKKWMAYRGKTEEELQEEINPPKTYGVTVLMSIITAYVLSHVVWAFGAATGESGLMLGLQAGFWSWLGFVVTTHWNAVAFEAKELGHMILDTAAALVGLLIMGSILALWT
- a CDS encoding alpha-hydroxy-acid oxidizing protein: MPRTNIEAFRRAARDRLEPMVFDYYDGGADDELTLDLNRIAWTNRYLVPRAFRDVSRIDTSTTLFGHDLAFPLLTAPCSFNRLAHPDGEIAVCDAVCDAGIGQILSTASTTSLEDVARHRPGGHRWFQLYCYKDRGLTLDLVRRAEEAGYRAICLTVDVPVAGNRERDIHNSFHLPDSIRWANLDHLMGADYQGSALTRYIHDRWEQNLSWSTIDWLRSEVRIPLVVKGVMDPRDAAAAAAHGMDGVVVSNHGGRQLDGAPGTAAMLPEVVQAVDGRIPVLVDGGIRRGADVVKALAMGAAAALIGRPYLWGLAADGRAGVTDVLDLFRSEIERTMALCGCTAVSDCPDILLR